The following proteins are co-located in the Anomalospiza imberbis isolate Cuckoo-Finch-1a 21T00152 chromosome 1, ASM3175350v1, whole genome shotgun sequence genome:
- the TOPBP1 gene encoding DNA topoisomerase 2-binding protein 1: MRSSKDPFFVKFIKSSGSSEYFSKALESIKEFKSEEHLQILEEETVLNIKENDKSLYICDPFSGVGFSHLKKLGCRIVGPQVVLYCMQSQRCVPRAEYPVYNMTMADVTVSCTSLEKDVREEVHKYVQMMGGCVYRDLNVSVTHLIAGEVGSKKYLVAASLKKPILLPSWVKTLWDKSQQGIMRYTDVNMEDYACPVFLGCTICVTGLSSSDRKEVQRLTAEHGGQYTGQLKMNECTHLIVQEPKGQKYECAKKWNVHCVSVQWFSDSIKKGFCQDEMMYKVEAGSKLSNAPSTSTPTNDTSKPPNHAFSDVSHISNINLSGVNETACSSATSSRLDPVSDELENLDISSFQAAEDLLDGCRIYLSGFSGRKLDKMRRLINCGGGVRFNQLNEDVTHVIVGENNDELKHFLDKTAHRPHIVTAKWLLESFSKGCLCPVEHYIPLNYQMLKNPILEQPGMKSILPKKTSLLKKGAVNIMKHQQTAEDDFLSQYVNNYSTLDDVEKQTSRTFSDVTNFTAQGENLPSVCNGSLAESSALAEGGLFFRKRFLLLGFGEEDESCIADIIKENAGEVLPLQSRTIADYAVVPLLGCTVKATVGDVVTNTWLITCVEQQALLDLQSNPLFTPVLVMEEATPLEDCVLSFSQFIGAERDSLVYLAELLGARVQEFFVRKANAKKGMFASTHLVVREPNGSKYEAAKKWNLPAVTVAWLLQSARTGKRADESKFLVENAEAEDMESFITQLSKTPTTVKSPDLEHPIHLLEARKKGPVTPLDINRFQSKAFQAVISHHTGKTTPVAQEGPLQKEPSLNLDTPSKFLSEDKFFKPSFDVKDALEALATPGGSEQRTRRLSTPLSEVISRNLKLALASSTNHAAALTASPQLVAAQPEVEEEPKPLADAVIYVSKKLSKRQRELNAVAASLGADYRWCFDETVTHFIYKGGQNDNNKEYKSVKERGVHIVSEHWLLESARERKRLPESLFPHTYNPKMSLDISAAHDIRLSSSSSKPLSTGKPTEENEIIPVDEDDAEDDVTTDQIKEAVTVGEEQIVASESKGVLTQALEMRENFQRQLQELMSATSLVKPQGQRGSLSRSSFDGSPATPDSTRCVRNGRSRVLEALRQSRQALADINTEPSQSEQIIWDDPTAREERARLVSNLQWPNSPSQYLEQGQSNTNKSVDESALKGSVPDAEMAGIAVPEAGHEDVTESLKIPICRDPKTPIKDNLIPTPQAPSIAFPLANPPVAPEPKEKVVPEDEKADEETEKLRKFQLSSLNPQERFDYCHLIEKLGGIVLEKQYFDPSCTHIVVGHPLRNEKFLASMAAGKWVLHRSYLEACRGAGCFVQEEDYEWGSNSILNVLSGINVNQKKLALAAMRWRKKIHKGKQETGVVEGAFSGWKVILNVDQTKEAGFRRLLQSGGAKVFSGHSASLFKEATHLFADFSKLKPDEARVNVAEAAAQGVNCLKPEYIADYLIQDPPPPMESYCLPEAESYLQNNSDLGIGSSQKRKALGEMSRVKRSRIH, encoded by the exons ATGAGAAGTAGTAAGGACCCGTTTTTTGTGAAGTTCATAAAGTCTTCCGGGAGCTCGGAGTATTTTTCTAAAGCTCTTGAG TCTATAAAAGAATTCAAGTCAGAAGAACATCTCCAGATCCTTGAAGAAGAAACAGTACTcaatataaaagaaaatgatAAATCACTTTACATTTGTGATCCTTTCAGTGGCGTGGGTTTCAGTCATCTCAAAAAG CTTGGCTGTAGGATTGTTGGACCACAGGTAGTTCTGTACTGCATGCAGTCACAGCGGTGTGTCCCGAGAGCCGAGTATCCCGTGTACAATATGACCATGGCCGATGTCACAGTGTCCTGTACCAGCCTGGAGAAAGATGTGAGG GAAGAAGTTCATAAATATGTGCAAATGATGGGTGGATGTGTATACAGAGATCTCAATGTGTCAGTAACTCATCTTATAGCTGGAGAAGTTGGCAGCAAGAAATACTTGGTAGCTGCTTCCCTGAAGAAACCTATTTTGCTTCCCTCTTGGGTTAAGACATTGTGGGATAAATCTCAGCAAGG CATTATGCGGTACACTGATGTTAACATGGAAGACTATGCCTGTCCTGTGTTCCTCGGCTGCACAATTTGTGTCACTGGCTTAAGCAGCTCTGACAGGAAAGAAGTGCAGCGCCTCACTGCTGAGCACGGTGGGCAGTACACGGGGCAGCTCAAGATGAATGAATGCACTCACCTCATAGTTCAAGAGCCAAAAG GTCAGAAGTATGAATGTGCCAAAAAGTGGAATGTGcactgtgtgtctgtgcagTGGTTTTCTGATAGCATCAAGAAAGGCTTCTGTCAGGATGAGATGATGTATAAAGTAGAGGCTGGATCAAAACTGAGTAATGCACCCAGTACATCAACACCTACAAATGACACCAGCAAGCCTCCCA atcaCGCCTTTTCGGATGTCAGCCACATTTCCAATATCAATTTGAGTGGTGTTAATGAAACTGCATGTAGTTCAGCTACAAGCAGCAGACTGGATCCTGTTTCTGATGAACTGGAAAACTTGGACATAAGTTCTTTTCAAGCCGCTGAAGATTTGTTAGATGGGTGTCGA ATCTATCTCTCTGGCTTCAGTGGCAGGAAGTTGGACAAGATGAGAAGGCTTATTAATTGCGGTGGTGGCGTTCGATTTAATCAGCTTAATGAAGATGTTACTCATGTCATTGTGGGGGAAAATAATGATGAGCTGAAACACTTTTTGGACAAGACAGCTCACAG GCCTCATATAGTGACAGCAAAGTGGTTGCTGGAATCATTTAGTAAAGGTTGTCTATGTCCAGTGGAACACTATATCCCTCTAAACTACCAGATGTTAAAGAATCCAATTTTAGAACAACCTGGAATGAAGTCAATTCTTCCCAAAAAAACCAGTCTCTTGAAGAAAGGTGCTGTGAACATTATGAAGCACCAGCAAACTGCTGAAGATGACTTCCTCTCTCAATATGTAAATAACTATTCTACACTAG ATGACGTTGAAAAACAAACATCCAGAACCTTCAGTGATGTTACTAACTTTACTGCCCAAGGAGAGAATCTACCTTCTGTCTGTAATGGGTCTTTGGCAGAGTCTTCTGCACTGGCTGAAGGAGGCTTATTTTTCAGGAAGAGATTTCTTCTTCTGGGTTTTGGTGAGGAGGATGAGTCCTGTATTGCAGATATTATAAAGGAGAATGCTGGGGAAGTTCTGCCACTGCAAAGCAGAACCATTGCAGACTATGCTGTGGTACCTTTATTAGGGTGCACCGTGAAGGCAACTGTTGGTGATGTCGTCACAAATACATGGCTG ATAACATGTGTGGAACAGCAGGCTCTTTTAGATCTCCAATCCAATCCACTTTTCACACCAGTCCTGGTAATGGAAGAAGCTACCCCTCTGGAAGACTGTGTTCTTTCTTTTAGCCAGTTCATAGGTGCAGAGAGAGACTCTCTTGTTTatctggcagagctgctgggagccag AGTCCAAGAATTCTTTGTGCGGAAAGCCAATGCGAAAAAAGGAATGTTTGCCAGCACCCATCTTGTGGTGAGAGAACCGAACGGCTCCAAGTATGAAGCTGCAAAGAAGTGGAATTTGCCAGCAGTCACTGTAGCTTGGCTTTTGCAGTCTGCAAGGACAGGAAAGAGGGCAGATGAAAGCAAATTCTTAGTTGAAAATGCAGAGGCTGAAG ataTGGAGAGTTTCATTACTCAGCTTAGCAAGACACCAACAACTGTTAAATCTCCTGATTTAGAACACCCTATTCATCTTCTTGAAGCTCGAAAAAAAGGACCTGTGACCCCCCTTGATATCAACAGGTTTCAGAGTAAAGCTTTCCAAGCTGTAATCTCTCATCATACTGGGAAGACAACTCCTGTTGCACAAGAGGGACCACTTCAGAAAGAACCATCTTTAAATCTTGACACACCATCAAAGTTTCTTTCTGAAGACAAGTTCTTCAAGCCTTCTTTTGATGTAAAG GATGCTCTGGAAGCTCTGGCAACTCCTGGAGGTTCTGAACAAAGAACCAGAAGACTGAGCACACCTCTCTCCGAAGTCATCAGCAGAAACTTGAAACTGGCACTCGCAAGCAGCACAAATCATGCAGCAGCTCTTACTGCCAGCCCTCAGTTGGTTGCTGCACAGCCAGAAGTG GAAGAAGAGCCCAAGCCTCTAGCTGATGCTGTTATATACGTTAGTAAAAAACTTAGTAAGAGGCAAAGGGAGCTGAATGCAGTAGCAGCCTCTCTTGGAGCAGACTACAG ATGGTGCTTTGATGAAACAGTAACACACTTCATCTATAAGGGAGGACAGAATGATAACAATAAGGAGTACAAATCTGTTAAAGAACGGGGTGTACATATTGTTTCAGAACATTGGCTTTTAGAG AGTGCCCGAGAACGTAAACGGCTTCCTGAATCACTCTTTCCTCACACTTACAATCCCAAAATGAGCTTGGATATCAGTGCAGCACATGACAtcaggctctcctcctcctccagtaAACCGCTTTCAACTGGAAAACCAACAGAGGAAAATGAG ATTATTCCAGTGGATGAAGATGATGCTGAAGATGATGTAACTACTGATCAAATAAAGGAAGCAGTCACTGTAGGGGAAGAACAAATTGTTGCAAGTGAATCCAAAGGAG TTTTAACCCAAGCACTAGAAATGAGGGAGAACTTCCAAAGGCAGCTTCAGGAGCTCATGTCTGCCACATCACTAGTGAAACCACAAGGGCAAAGAGGATCCCTTTCAAGGAGCAGCTTTGATGGCTCTCCAGCCACTCCTGATAGCACACGGTGTGTGCGAAATGGCCGCAGTAGGGTCTTGGAAGCTCTAAG GCAGTCCCGCCAAGCACTGGCAGATATAAATACAGAGCCATCCCAGAGTGAGCAGATCATTTGGGATGACCCTACTGCGAGGGAAGAGAGAGCAAGACTTGTCAGCAACCTTCAGTGGCCTAATAGTCCCTCTCAGTACCTTGAGCAAGGTCAGAGTAACACCAATAAGAGCGTGGATGAGTCTGCCCTCAAAGGATCTGTACCTGATGCAGAGATGGCTGGTATAG CTGTTCCTGAGGCTGGGCATGAAGATGTGACTGAAAGTCTGAAGATTCCCATATGTAGAGATCCCAAAACGCCAATTAAGGATAACTTGATCCCTACTCCACAGGCCCCCAGCATTGCATTCCCCCTGGCCAACCCTCCTGTGGCACCAGAGCCCAAAGAAAAG GTTGTTCCTGAAGATGAGAAAGCtgatgaagaaacagaaaaacttCGTAAATTTCAGCTGTCTTCTCTTAATCCTCAAGAAAGATTTGATTACTGCCATCTGATTGAGAAATTAG GTGGAATAGTACTTGAGAAACAGTACTTTGATCCGAGTTGCACACACATTGTTGTGGGACATCCTCTTCGGAATGAGAAATTCTTGGCTTCGATGGCAGCTGGAAAGTGGGTGCTTCATCGTTCCTACCTGGAGGCGTGTAGAGGAGCTGGCTGCTTTGTTCAG GAAGAAGATTATGAGTGGGGAAGTAACTCCATACTTAATGTTTTGTCTGGAATCAACGTAAACCAGAAGAAGCTTGCACTGGCAGCCATgaggtggaggaaaaaaattcataaaGGGAAGCAAGAAACGGGTGTTGTTGAG GGAGCTTTCAGTGGCTGGAAAGTGATCCTGAATGTTGATCAAACCAAGGAAGCAGGATTCAGACGCCTTCTTCAGTCGGGAGGAGCAAAA GTCTTCTCTGGCCATTCTGCATCTCTGTTTAAAGAAGCAACTCACCTCTTTGCTGACTTCAGTAAGCTGAAGCCAGATGAGGCCAGGGTGAACGTGGCAGAGGCGGCAGCCCAGGGAGTGAACTGCCTCAAACCCGAATACATCGCTGACTACCTCATCCAG GATCCACCTCCCCCTATGGAGTCTTACTGCCTGCCAGAAGCTGAGTCTTACCTTCAGAATAACTCAGATCTTGGAATTGGATCATCCcagaaaagaaaagcactgGGAGAAATGAGCAGAGTCAAGCGATCCAGAATACACTAA